In the Spirochaetota bacterium genome, one interval contains:
- a CDS encoding PAS domain S-box protein has product MQNTKILIIEDDRLTALDLRNTLRRIGYSVSDPVATGAEAVAKVKEIKPDLIITDISLEGDLDGIDTIHVIQKDLDVPVIYFTAYSSPEMFKRALETNPYGYLVKPVSMDDLYTTIETALKRSDLERKLRISEIRFRLAFENAMDAMIWADAVTGMVIDCNRSAEWLFEMKRDEMVRLHFTALHPRTYGEAIKSVFEEKTKGSAEPVEVPIVTKRGAIKIVTINTSVTRMEERVVIQGIFRDITQQKEAEAALQLNQTRLQALISLGQKSAHLHEREIIDLGIEEAVRLTRSRIGYLHFIESDKNMVQYYAWSREAMSTCTATAGTHHPLGQAGIWADCARTGRPVMHNDYGSAPGRKGLPPGHTAVYRHMSVPVMEQDRVAMIIGVGNKDTDYDESDANMLELLAEDIWKIIERKRADNALRESEERYRALFEESPEPIVLFDIDGFILNVNPAYMSHTGYSREDAVGLNLTELPILDRETIPDYIALYREIIRSRQLHRLELPIYHRDGTKMFVEIFVSPIMKNDRITGFQVVARDISARKKLEENLQEAKEMLELRVRERTKKLVNEIEERVRTEIKLREGEEVARALINSPSEPVILVTVDGTILDANAEYEKRLHRPKAEILGKSLFDFIDDVSSARYREKISAVFGTGKAVRFEHHLGGGWYDTIIYPVPDHRGTVTKLAVFAHDITETRRLQKDIMAISELERQRIGQELHDGLGQKLTGIAFLAEALKGSMKEKGYPEVEDIEEISSNIAESIDHARKISSGLWTTRLESYDAEGALRELADDTEILFGITCHLENRVTEPIVNSSVVINLYFICRESINNAIKHGRAGRIDIVLSDDPECIHLEILDNGSGAPDSFRNKTGIGLRIMQYRAGIIGGTCAFESTPGGFIVRTAIRKEFIETYL; this is encoded by the coding sequence GTGCAGAACACGAAGATACTGATCATCGAGGACGACCGCCTTACCGCGCTGGACCTCCGCAACACCCTCCGCCGCATCGGCTACAGCGTGAGCGACCCCGTGGCCACCGGGGCCGAGGCCGTCGCCAAGGTGAAGGAGATCAAGCCCGACCTGATCATCACCGACATCTCCCTCGAGGGAGACCTTGACGGCATCGACACCATCCACGTGATCCAGAAGGACCTGGACGTCCCCGTGATCTATTTTACCGCCTACAGCTCGCCGGAGATGTTCAAGCGGGCCCTGGAGACTAACCCCTACGGCTACCTGGTCAAGCCGGTCAGCATGGACGACCTGTACACGACCATCGAGACCGCGCTGAAGCGGAGCGACCTGGAGCGGAAGCTGCGGATCAGCGAGATCAGGTTCCGCCTGGCCTTCGAAAACGCCATGGACGCCATGATCTGGGCCGACGCGGTGACCGGCATGGTGATCGACTGCAACCGCTCCGCCGAATGGCTCTTCGAGATGAAGCGGGATGAAATGGTCCGTCTCCACTTCACCGCGCTCCATCCCAGGACCTACGGAGAAGCGATCAAGAGCGTTTTCGAGGAAAAGACCAAGGGAAGCGCGGAGCCGGTGGAGGTTCCCATCGTCACGAAGAGAGGCGCGATCAAGATAGTAACCATCAACACCTCGGTCACCCGCATGGAGGAGCGCGTCGTGATCCAGGGGATCTTCCGCGACATCACCCAGCAGAAAGAGGCCGAAGCGGCCCTGCAGCTGAACCAGACGCGCCTCCAGGCCCTCATCAGCCTGGGCCAGAAATCCGCCCACCTCCACGAGCGGGAGATCATCGACCTGGGCATAGAGGAGGCGGTCCGCCTGACCCGGAGCAGGATCGGCTACCTGCACTTCATAGAATCCGACAAAAACATGGTGCAGTATTACGCCTGGTCCCGGGAGGCCATGAGCACCTGCACCGCGACCGCCGGCACCCATCACCCCCTGGGCCAGGCAGGCATATGGGCGGACTGCGCCCGGACCGGGAGGCCCGTGATGCACAACGACTACGGGTCCGCGCCGGGGAGAAAGGGGCTCCCGCCGGGGCACACCGCCGTGTACCGGCACATGTCCGTGCCGGTAATGGAGCAGGACCGCGTCGCCATGATCATCGGCGTGGGCAACAAGGATACCGATTACGACGAAAGCGACGCGAACATGCTGGAGCTCCTGGCCGAGGACATATGGAAGATCATCGAACGGAAGCGGGCCGACAACGCCCTCAGGGAAAGCGAGGAGCGGTACCGCGCCCTCTTCGAGGAGTCGCCGGAGCCGATCGTTCTCTTCGACATCGACGGGTTCATCCTCAACGTCAACCCGGCGTACATGTCCCACACCGGCTATTCCCGCGAGGATGCGGTGGGGCTCAACCTGACGGAGCTTCCCATCCTCGACAGGGAAACCATACCGGACTACATCGCCCTCTACCGTGAGATCATACGGTCCCGCCAGCTTCACCGGCTGGAGTTGCCCATCTATCACCGGGACGGGACGAAGATGTTCGTCGAGATCTTCGTCTCTCCCATCATGAAAAACGACCGGATCACCGGCTTCCAGGTGGTCGCCCGCGACATATCGGCGCGCAAAAAACTCGAGGAAAACCTCCAGGAGGCGAAGGAGATGCTGGAGCTGCGGGTCCGGGAGCGCACCAAGAAGCTCGTTAACGAGATCGAGGAGCGCGTGAGGACCGAGATCAAGCTCCGCGAGGGCGAGGAGGTGGCGCGGGCCCTCATCAACTCCCCCAGCGAGCCGGTCATCCTCGTCACGGTGGACGGCACCATCCTGGACGCCAACGCCGAGTACGAAAAGCGGCTTCACCGCCCCAAGGCCGAGATCCTGGGGAAATCGCTGTTCGACTTCATCGATGACGTGAGTTCCGCGCGCTACCGCGAGAAGATAAGCGCGGTCTTCGGAACGGGGAAGGCTGTGCGCTTCGAGCACCACCTCGGCGGAGGATGGTACGACACGATCATCTACCCGGTGCCGGACCACCGGGGGACCGTGACCAAGCTCGCCGTCTTCGCCCATGACATCACCGAGACGCGGCGCCTGCAGAAGGACATCATGGCGATCAGCGAGCTGGAGCGCCAGCGGATCGGCCAGGAGCTTCACGACGGCCTGGGCCAGAAGCTGACCGGCATCGCCTTCCTGGCCGAGGCGCTGAAGGGCTCCATGAAGGAAAAGGGATACCCGGAGGTGGAGGACATCGAGGAGATTTCATCCAACATAGCTGAATCGATCGACCACGCCCGGAAGATATCCAGCGGCCTCTGGACCACGCGCCTGGAGTCGTACGACGCGGAGGGGGCCCTGCGGGAGCTGGCGGACGACACGGAAATACTCTTCGGCATAACCTGCCATCTCGAGAACAGGGTAACGGAGCCGATCGTCAACTCATCCGTGGTGATAAACCTCTACTTCATCTGCCGCGAGTCGATCAACAACGCCATCAAGCACGGCCGCGCCGGCCGAATCGATATAGTCCTTTCCGACGATCCGGAGTGTATCCACCTGGAGATCCTCGACAACGGCTCGGGCGCTCCGGATTCGTTCCGCAATAAGACCGGCATCGGCCTGCGCATCATGCAGTACCGGGCCGGCATCATCGGCGGCACCTGCGCCTTTGAGAGCACCCCCGGTGGATTTATTGTGCGGACGGCCATACGGAAGGAATTCATAGAGACATATCTCTAA
- a CDS encoding response regulator transcription factor — MADKNNIKIIIVDDHPLVRQGMKKVIEREQDLTVISEAGSAEEAIRCINHEEPDLAIVDISLESEVSGIDLIKALRDRYGRIKTLVLSMHDENVYAERALKAGARGYVAKKEAPAVIIEAIRVVMKGELYLSSRISMKIIDRLFQGKEGGAESMPETLSDRELEIFRMIGSGLSTGDIAKKLNISVNTIESHRKKIKDKLGIQKGSELVKAAVQWVSSQQS, encoded by the coding sequence ATGGCCGATAAAAACAACATCAAGATCATAATCGTCGACGATCATCCCCTGGTGCGCCAGGGCATGAAAAAGGTCATAGAGCGGGAGCAGGACCTCACGGTCATCAGCGAGGCCGGCAGCGCCGAGGAAGCCATCCGCTGCATCAACCACGAGGAGCCGGACCTGGCCATCGTCGATATTTCCCTGGAAAGCGAGGTCAGCGGCATCGACCTGATCAAGGCCCTGCGGGACCGCTACGGCAGGATCAAGACCCTGGTCCTGTCCATGCACGACGAGAACGTGTACGCCGAGCGGGCCCTCAAGGCCGGGGCCCGGGGCTACGTGGCAAAGAAAGAGGCCCCGGCGGTGATCATCGAGGCGATCCGGGTCGTCATGAAGGGAGAGCTCTACCTGAGCAGCAGGATATCCATGAAGATCATCGACCGCCTGTTCCAGGGAAAGGAGGGAGGCGCGGAATCGATGCCGGAGACCCTATCCGACCGGGAGCTGGAGATTTTCCGCATGATCGGCTCAGGCCTGAGCACCGGCGATATAGCCAAAAAGCTCAACATCAGCGTGAACACCATCGAGAGCCACCGGAAGAAGATAAAAGACAAGCTGGGAATTCAAAAAGGCTCGGAGCTGGTCAAGGCGGCCGTCCAGTGGGTCTCGTCCCAGCAAAGCTGA
- a CDS encoding PAS domain S-box protein, giving the protein MNTIINRSSVSMDTILKSKEIYHTAFDMSSSPQAIVSLDRRIMRTNRAFSRVTGYSEIDLMSLTLQDILIANAPENADTRAQDLELGAGCQIEADYIRKNGSIRRGRFWFHLMKDRDTGPVCWVLIMEDLTASRAADDAIRDYNQLFNHFIGSSGDSIIFLDDEGKILYMNKTALRQMGVSGMDDAIHGSFADFWKGVEKAAVDMAIKLAVMGMGGSFQGSLAGSEGMDPTWWDVTITPMAGDSEKVERLMVVSRDITDQKRMEQVMDEMRKSLEQLDRSAASELDEAEERHAAEKEMLTKALVKAEALVREKETLLTEIHHRVKNNMQAIACLINLQSSRIGDGETAGMLRSCSERICSMSKVHEKLSTSDNPGHIDIREYIGELAAELLHSSGKKGQVSIVTADVDRIFMGIKEAVPCGLMITEIVGNAMKYAFPEGRDGVITISLKRSRRGVNTLMIGDNGIGLPGGVNFETATTLGMELVSELTKQIKGSVSVVSDGGTAYTIRFKGDTLSESV; this is encoded by the coding sequence GTGAACACAATAATCAACAGATCCAGCGTTTCAATGGATACGATCCTCAAGAGCAAGGAGATCTATCACACCGCTTTTGACATGTCGAGCTCGCCCCAGGCCATCGTGAGCCTTGACCGGCGCATCATGCGCACCAACCGTGCCTTTTCCCGGGTGACCGGTTACTCCGAGATCGACCTCATGAGCCTTACCCTGCAGGACATCCTGATAGCGAACGCCCCTGAGAACGCCGATACCCGCGCGCAGGACCTGGAGCTGGGCGCCGGCTGCCAGATAGAGGCCGATTACATACGCAAGAACGGCAGCATACGCCGCGGCCGGTTCTGGTTTCATCTCATGAAAGACCGCGACACAGGACCGGTCTGCTGGGTGCTTATTATGGAAGACCTTACCGCCTCCCGGGCCGCCGATGATGCCATCAGGGACTACAACCAGCTGTTCAATCATTTCATCGGCAGCAGCGGCGACTCCATCATTTTCCTGGACGATGAGGGAAAAATCCTCTACATGAACAAAACCGCCCTGCGGCAGATGGGCGTCAGCGGCATGGATGACGCCATCCATGGGAGCTTCGCCGACTTCTGGAAAGGCGTCGAAAAGGCGGCGGTCGATATGGCCATCAAGCTGGCCGTCATGGGCATGGGCGGCTCCTTCCAGGGATCCCTTGCCGGGTCCGAGGGCATGGACCCCACGTGGTGGGACGTCACCATCACTCCCATGGCGGGCGACTCGGAAAAGGTGGAGCGGCTCATGGTCGTTTCCCGCGACATCACCGACCAAAAAAGAATGGAACAGGTGATGGACGAGATGCGCAAGAGCCTGGAGCAGCTGGACCGCAGCGCGGCCAGTGAGCTCGACGAGGCGGAAGAGCGCCATGCCGCGGAAAAAGAGATGCTGACAAAAGCCCTGGTGAAGGCGGAAGCCCTGGTCCGCGAAAAAGAAACACTCCTCACGGAGATACATCACCGCGTAAAGAACAACATGCAGGCCATCGCCTGCCTGATAAACCTCCAGTCGTCCAGGATCGGCGACGGGGAGACGGCAGGTATGCTCCGCAGCTGCAGCGAGCGCATCTGCTCGATGTCGAAGGTCCATGAGAAGCTGTCCACATCGGACAACCCGGGCCATATCGATATCCGCGAATACATCGGGGAACTGGCGGCGGAGCTGCTCCATTCCAGCGGGAAGAAGGGCCAGGTATCCATCGTGACCGCCGATGTGGACCGGATTTTCATGGGCATCAAGGAAGCCGTTCCATGCGGCCTCATGATCACCGAGATAGTGGGGAACGCGATGAAATATGCATTCCCGGAGGGACGGGACGGCGTCATCACCATAAGCCTGAAACGGAGCCGCCGCGGCGTCAACACCCTGATGATAGGCGACAACGGCATCGGCCTCCCCGGCGGGGTCAACTTCGAAACGGCGACGACCCTGGGCATGGAGCTTGTCAGCGAGCTCACCAAGCAGATCAAGGGGAGCGTATCGGTCGTTTCGGACGGCGGCACAGCCTATACGATACGCTTTAAGGGCGATACCCTGTCGGAATCCGTCTGA
- the hisD gene encoding histidinol dehydrogenase, with translation MIPIRTLSDLTTAELDRLFNRFGEDFTSVMIDTVIPIVNDVRKSGDRAVAAYTEKFDGVKLDSIIATHEELEAGRRNTPQGLYSAFLEAKQNIEEFHRLQVRENIARDRGDGSVLGVKYEAIESAAVYVPGGKASYPSSVLMGVIPAQIAGVEKITLITPPAKNGNLPDIIGAICSMLNISSVVKSGGAQGIAAAGLGTESVPKADIIVGPGNIYVTAAKTYLFSLGAVQIDSLAGPSEVLIIADGRANPKWVAWDLLSQAEHDEMAIAILLTTSRDLAERVRDEIEKDIASGGGRHDIKKKSIEKSGLILLVEDVAEAVEFSNRYGPEHMEVMVENPMEWLGRIRNVGSLFLGDYAPVAVGDYYSGTNHILPTGGAARFSSGTSVDTFMRRTTYQLMSRQALARARGPVSAMSEVEGFQDKHGGSVNVRFEES, from the coding sequence ATGATCCCCATCAGAACGCTGAGCGATCTCACCACGGCCGAGCTCGACCGCCTCTTCAACCGCTTCGGAGAGGACTTCACCTCGGTCATGATCGACACGGTCATACCCATCGTCAACGACGTGCGGAAGTCCGGCGACAGGGCCGTGGCGGCCTATACTGAAAAATTCGACGGCGTGAAGCTCGATTCCATTATCGCCACCCATGAGGAGCTCGAGGCGGGGCGGAGAAACACGCCCCAGGGCCTTTACAGCGCCTTCCTGGAAGCCAAGCAAAATATAGAAGAGTTCCACCGGCTCCAGGTCAGGGAAAACATCGCCCGCGACCGGGGCGACGGCTCGGTCCTGGGGGTCAAGTACGAAGCCATCGAAAGCGCCGCGGTCTACGTCCCCGGCGGCAAGGCGTCCTATCCCTCCTCCGTGCTCATGGGAGTCATCCCGGCCCAGATCGCCGGCGTGGAGAAGATCACCCTCATCACGCCCCCGGCCAAAAACGGCAATCTCCCGGACATCATAGGAGCCATCTGCTCCATGCTGAACATATCCTCGGTGGTCAAGTCAGGCGGCGCCCAGGGGATAGCCGCCGCGGGCCTCGGCACCGAGAGCGTGCCCAAGGCCGATATTATCGTGGGGCCGGGAAACATCTACGTGACCGCGGCCAAGACCTACCTCTTCAGCCTCGGCGCGGTCCAGATCGACTCACTGGCAGGCCCCAGCGAGGTCCTCATCATCGCCGACGGCCGCGCGAACCCGAAATGGGTCGCCTGGGACCTCCTCTCACAGGCCGAGCACGACGAGATGGCCATCGCCATCCTCCTCACCACGTCCCGGGACCTGGCGGAGCGGGTGCGCGACGAAATCGAGAAAGACATCGCCTCCGGCGGCGGCCGCCACGACATCAAGAAAAAGTCGATCGAAAAGAGCGGGCTGATCCTCCTGGTCGAAGACGTAGCCGAGGCGGTGGAATTCTCCAACCGCTACGGCCCGGAGCACATGGAGGTCATGGTGGAGAACCCGATGGAGTGGCTGGGCCGCATCAGGAACGTCGGCTCCCTCTTCCTGGGAGACTACGCCCCGGTGGCGGTGGGCGACTACTATTCCGGCACGAACCACATTCTGCCCACGGGGGGCGCGGCGCGCTTCTCCTCCGGAACGTCCGTGGACACCTTCATGAGGCGCACCACCTACCAGCTCATGTCCCGCCAGGCCCTGGCCCGGGCCCGGGGCCCGGTGAGCGCCATGTCGGAGGTGGAAGGCTTCCAGGACAAGCACGGGGGGTCCGTGAACGTGCGTTTTGAGGAATCGTAG
- a CDS encoding TrkH family potassium uptake protein produces the protein MNPLILAKIISILLIIISGFMTIPAGIAFYSGESRSFGAFAGTIAVTAACSGAVFFMLRRKRAVALSTRDGFLMVTLSWVLASLIGAMPFYLSGSIPSFTDAFFETISGFTTTGASILANVESLPRSMLFWRSLTHWLGGMGIVVLTVAVLPLMGIGGLQLIQAEAPGPTVDRLTPRIAGTAKLLWFIYIGFTVAETILLMLGGMDLFDALTHTFGTLATGGFSVKNASVGHYQSAYIDGIITVFMLLAGINFTLHFRFLTGRFKVLWRDSELKAYLLIFTSSTAVLAFTLYGTSQQTAGQCLRYASFNVASIMTTTGFATVDYEQWPIISQIILFILMFVGGCTGSTGGGIKVMRLVVLFKQALNEMKLLIHPRGVFTLKLSGTMVKKDIVYGVLGFFFLYVAMLLAVTFIVASADHDITTSFTAALTTLGNIGPAFGKIGPMENYSFFEDYIKWVLSFSMLAGRLELYTVLVIFLPRFWRR, from the coding sequence ATGAATCCCCTTATCCTCGCCAAAATAATTTCGATACTCCTCATCATCATATCCGGATTCATGACGATCCCGGCTGGAATCGCCTTCTACTCCGGTGAAAGCCGCTCCTTTGGCGCCTTCGCCGGGACCATCGCCGTCACCGCGGCATGTTCGGGGGCGGTTTTTTTCATGCTGAGAAGGAAGAGGGCCGTGGCCCTGTCGACCCGGGACGGGTTCCTCATGGTCACCCTGAGCTGGGTGCTGGCGTCGCTCATCGGCGCCATGCCCTTTTACCTTTCAGGGAGCATCCCCTCGTTTACGGACGCCTTCTTCGAGACCATATCGGGCTTCACCACCACCGGCGCGTCCATTCTCGCCAATGTGGAATCGCTGCCCCGGTCCATGCTTTTCTGGCGCTCCCTGACCCACTGGCTGGGAGGGATGGGGATCGTCGTTCTCACCGTGGCCGTCCTGCCCCTCATGGGCATCGGGGGGCTGCAGCTCATCCAGGCGGAAGCGCCGGGCCCCACGGTGGACAGGCTCACGCCCCGCATCGCCGGCACGGCGAAGCTCCTCTGGTTCATCTACATCGGATTCACCGTGGCCGAGACCATTCTCCTTATGCTGGGGGGGATGGACCTCTTCGACGCCCTGACCCATACCTTCGGCACCCTCGCGACCGGGGGATTTTCGGTGAAAAACGCCAGCGTGGGCCATTACCAATCGGCCTATATTGATGGGATCATCACGGTGTTCATGCTCCTTGCCGGCATTAACTTTACCCTTCATTTCCGGTTTCTGACCGGCAGGTTCAAAGTCCTGTGGCGGGACAGTGAATTGAAGGCGTACCTCCTGATTTTTACCTCCTCTACGGCCGTTCTGGCTTTTACGCTTTACGGGACATCGCAACAAACGGCCGGGCAATGCCTGCGATACGCTTCCTTCAATGTGGCCAGCATCATGACAACCACCGGGTTCGCCACAGTGGATTATGAACAATGGCCCATTATCAGCCAGATCATCCTTTTTATTCTCATGTTCGTGGGGGGGTGTACCGGTTCCACCGGCGGCGGGATCAAGGTGATGCGGCTGGTGGTGCTCTTCAAGCAGGCGCTCAATGAGATGAAGCTCCTGATCCACCCGCGCGGCGTTTTTACCCTGAAGCTGAGCGGGACCATGGTTAAAAAAGACATCGTCTATGGAGTGCTGGGATTCTTCTTCCTCTACGTGGCGATGCTGCTGGCTGTCACCTTCATCGTGGCGTCCGCCGATCATGACATTACCACGTCCTTCACCGCGGCCCTCACGACCCTGGGCAATATCGGGCCGGCCTTCGGGAAGATCGGCCCGATGGAGAATTATTCGTTTTTCGAGGACTACATCAAGTGGGTCCTCTCATTCTCCATGCTGGCGGGCCGCCTTGAGCTCTACACGGTCCTTGTTATCTTCCTGCCCCGCTTCTGGCGCCGGTGA